The Winogradskyella schleiferi genome has a window encoding:
- a CDS encoding amidophosphoribosyltransferase, whose amino-acid sequence MSDALKHECGIALIRLLKPLDYYKEKYGSAFYGVNKMYLMMEKQHNRGQDGAGFASIKLDVKPGERYISRVRSIAQQPIQDIFAQINERINDELTKNPEYQDDVDLQKKNIPYIGEVFLGHVRYGTFGKNSVESVHPFLRQNNWMHRNLIVAGNFNMTNVNELFDNLIEIGQHPKEKADTITVMEKIGHFLDDAVSKIYKDLKKEGYNKNECSPLIAERLKVGKILKRAAKNWDGGYAMAGLLGHGDSFVLRDPSGIRPAYYYKDDEIVVVASERPVIQTVFNVPFESVKELDPGHAIITKKSGTTKIKKILEPLERKACSFERIYFSRGSDAEIYQERKKLGRLLMPKVLEAIDNDTKNSVFSYIPNTAETSFYGMIETVEEHLNQRKTKSILSGGGKLSAEKVTEILSERPRIEKIAIKDVKLRTFITEDSSRDDLVAHVYDVTYGVIKPTDNLVIIDDSIVRGTTLKKSIIKMMDRLNPKKIVVVSSAPQIRYPDCYGIDMANLETLIAFRAALELLKDNNKYHIVEEVYNKCLEQVNMKDKNVVNYVKEIYDSFSDEEISDKISELLGGEDINSEVKIIFQPVENLHTACPKNLGDWYFTGNYPTPGGNRVVNRAFINFYEGNKERAY is encoded by the coding sequence ACAGCACAATCGTGGACAGGATGGTGCTGGATTTGCAAGTATAAAATTAGACGTAAAACCTGGGGAACGTTATATCAGTCGGGTGCGTTCTATAGCACAACAACCTATACAGGATATTTTTGCCCAAATCAATGAACGGATTAATGATGAATTAACTAAAAATCCGGAATACCAAGACGATGTTGATTTACAAAAAAAGAACATTCCATATATAGGTGAAGTATTCTTAGGTCACGTACGATATGGAACCTTTGGAAAAAACAGTGTAGAAAGTGTTCATCCGTTTTTAAGACAAAACAATTGGATGCACAGAAACCTCATTGTGGCTGGTAACTTTAACATGACCAATGTTAACGAGCTTTTTGACAACCTTATTGAAATCGGTCAGCATCCAAAGGAAAAGGCCGATACCATTACTGTAATGGAAAAAATCGGTCATTTTTTAGATGATGCGGTTTCAAAAATTTATAAAGATTTAAAAAAAGAGGGTTATAATAAAAACGAATGTTCTCCATTAATTGCAGAGCGCTTAAAAGTTGGTAAAATATTAAAAAGAGCAGCAAAGAATTGGGATGGTGGTTATGCCATGGCAGGATTATTAGGTCATGGTGATTCTTTTGTTTTAAGGGATCCTTCAGGAATAAGACCAGCTTATTATTATAAAGACGATGAAATTGTTGTGGTTGCCTCAGAACGTCCTGTTATTCAAACAGTTTTTAATGTGCCTTTTGAATCGGTAAAAGAACTAGATCCTGGTCATGCGATTATCACTAAAAAATCTGGTACTACTAAAATCAAGAAAATATTAGAACCTTTAGAGCGTAAGGCTTGTTCTTTTGAACGTATTTATTTTTCTCGTGGTAGTGATGCCGAAATTTACCAAGAACGAAAAAAGCTAGGTCGATTATTAATGCCAAAAGTTCTTGAGGCCATTGATAATGACACCAAGAATAGCGTGTTCTCATATATACCTAATACTGCAGAAACCTCATTTTATGGTATGATTGAAACGGTTGAAGAACATCTCAACCAACGAAAAACGAAATCCATTCTCAGTGGAGGTGGTAAACTCTCGGCAGAAAAGGTTACCGAAATTTTATCTGAACGACCGAGAATTGAAAAAATAGCCATTAAAGATGTTAAGCTAAGAACTTTTATTACTGAAGATAGCAGTAGAGATGATTTGGTAGCACACGTTTATGATGTAACGTATGGCGTAATTAAACCGACCGATAACCTAGTGATTATTGACGATAGTATTGTAAGAGGTACAACGTTGAAAAAAAGTATCATTAAAATGATGGATAGATTAAACCCTAAAAAAATAGTAGTGGTTTCTTCTGCACCTCAAATACGCTATCCAGATTGTTATGGTATAGATATGGCAAACCTAGAAACTTTAATCGCTTTTAGGGCAGCTTTGGAATTATTAAAAGACAATAACAAATACCATATTGTTGAAGAGGTCTATAATAAATGTCTCGAACAAGTAAACATGAAAGACAAAAATGTGGTTAACTACGTAAAAGAAATATACGATAGTTTTTCAGATGAAGAGATTTCAGATAAGATTTCTGAATTACTTGGTGGAGAAGATATAAACTCCGAAGTTAAAATTATTTTTCAACCTGTTGAAAATTTACATACAGCGTGTCCAAAAAACTTAGGCGACTGGTACTTTACAGGGAATTATCCAACTCCTGGTGGTAATAGAGTTGTAAATAGAGCTTTTATTAATTTTTACGAAGGGAATAAAGAGCGTGCCTACTAG